AGGCATATTACCAGATCATCACTATTGAGATCCTTTAAAAGATCTAGAATCTTAGCTGTGCCTTTTAAACTGTTGTTGTCCAGAACCGGATGAGACGCCTGAAAAATATCGATTTTTGATAATTTTGCATAATCTCCATAAGGAACATTGATTGCCCCCTTGTCTATCCTATCTCCCAGTATCTGCTCTAAAGCATAAGCCATATTATAAGTAGCTTTTCCCGCGCCTATTATAATAACTCTCTTAATCTCCCTCATTTTGAGATTTCCGATTTTTATTGTGCCATCAAAAAGAGAAACATATTTTTTTATTAGATTTTCAGGTATTACAGAATTAATGCTAGCCTCTATTATATCCAAAACCTTGCTTCTGAGTTCTTTATTGCCATGATCCAGAATCTCAGTTCTGTTTTTGACTGTTATCAATAATGCTCACCAGAACTATATAAGATACATAATTATTTAAGTTTTCCAGAAAATTGCAAAAAAAGATTTTAACATTTTATTTTTGTGTATCATAGTGAATCTCACTATTATAATTTTCAGGGGAGGATAAGAAAAGATTAAGTATTATAAAGATAATAGATTTTGACATGAGCGATACAAAAATTGTAGTTACTGTTGGACCAGCTTGCGATGAAGAAATAATCTTGAAAAAATTATTTGTTAACGGATTGTCAGCAGTAAGAATAAATACGGCACATGCAGAAAAAGGATATATAACAAAAATTAAAAACAGGGTAGAAAAACTTAATAGAGAGCTTAATACGTTCGTGGGAGTGATGGTTGATTTAAAAGGGCCAGAGCTGAGAACAGTTGATACAGATGAGTTTTTGATCAGGTCTGGGGCCACGTATGAACTATCCAATAAAACAAAAAAAGGAGAATCTATCCAGATCAATTTCCCAAATATACTTGAGACCCTTGATGCCGGAGACAATATACTTATGAGTGATGGAAAATTCAGGTTTCAGGTAGTGTCAAAAAGCAATAATGGTATTATCGTAAAAGCTCTGGATAGTGGAACGATCAGAGATAAAAGCAGGGTAAATGTGCCAGGAAAGTATCTGGATCTAGGTGTAATTACAAATAAGGATGAAATGTTCTTAAAAGAAAGCATAAAAGCAAACGTAGACTTTTTTGCTTTGTCATTTGTCCAGAAAAGAGAGAATGTAGAAGAACTTCAAAAAATAGTAATGGAGAATCATGGCGATCAAGCTATAATTTCAAAGATAGAGACAAAAAGTGGGTTAAGAAATCTTAACGACATTGTGAAAGTTTCAGATTTTATAATGGTGGCAAGAGGAGACCTGGGTGTTGAGCTGCCACTGGAAGAGATCGGATTGATTCAGAAAAAGATAATTAATGAATCACACAAATATGGGGTGCCTACAATAGTGGCAACACAAATGCTTGAATCGATGGTTAATGCGAGCTCTCCTACAAGGGCTGAAGTTTCGGATATTACCAATGCTATACTCGATAATGCTGATGCAGTAATGCTGTCTGAAGAAACAGCAATAGGAAAGTTTCCAGAGCAGGCAGTATTATATCTCAAAAAAATATTAAATTTTGTAGAGACAAAAACATTAAATTTTAATGAACCTGCAGAATTTCTGGGAAATCGTGTTGCATATTCTATAAGTAAAGCGTCAAAAGTAATAGCTGAAGAAATTGAAGCAGACGGGATAGTCGCGTTTACCAGATCTGGAAACACCGCCAGAATGATTTCGGCGGTCAGACCGGGAGTGCCTATTTATTCTGTTATTTCTGATCAGGGTTTGGCAAGAAGAATAAATTTGTTGAGAGGCATAAAACCACTGTTAGTGTCAGATAAGCAGAATCTTGAGAGCTCTGAATATATTGCAGAGTTAGAACGAATGTACGGAATAAAAAGAGGATCAAGATTGGTAGTAACCTCCGGAGCACCATATTTTAAATTTGGAGGAACTAATGACGTAATGATCATAACTGCAGGCGAGTTTTTAGGGCGTGGCTATCCTTCTGGAAAATCTGTAAGAGGTTTAGTTTCAACAAATAAAAAAACTGGAGACATACTTTTTTTAGACTATGAAATTGACAAGATTCAAGAACATTTTAAGAATTTTAAAGGTATAATATTTACCAAGCCTGTTAATCACAAAATTATGGATGAGATTGAAAAGCTAGGAATAACGGGTGTGTATAATACTAAAATGCTTAAAAAAATTAAAGAAAAAGATACAGTTTTCATTGACGGCTATACTGGGATTATAACTAAATGATCAGTTGAAAACATCGTCTCTTATCGTATTTATTTTGAGCTCTGAGCCTGAATAATCTACATACACATTTTTCAGTTTCAAATACTCTTCAATACCCTGTCTGCTCCCTTCTCCTGCCTGCCCGGTCATCCTGAATCCAGTATGGTATCCCTGTGAAGCTTCTGGACCAGGCATGTTCACATACAACTCTCCAAACCTTACTTTTTCAGCAGCTGTAAATATGAAATCAGGGTCTTTTGTAAATAGATAAGAAGCAAGCCCATATTTAGAGTCGTTAGCTTTTTTTAAGGTTTCTTGAATGTTTGAAACTCTGGCTGAGCCTATAACAGGGCCAAAAATCTCTTCCTGAAACAGTGGAGAATTCTGTGCAACGTTTTCTATTATTGTTGGCTCGAAGAAAAAGCCATATTTGAATTTGCCTTTTAAATCTGGTTTTTTGCCACCTGTCAGGATGTTTAAACCATCCTCTTTTGCTTTTTCTACAAAGTTTTGAGTAGTTTTAAGAGCAGAATCATTTATCAGTGGCCCCACATCTGAAACTCTCGGATCCCCGATCCTGAGCTTCTTTACTATATTTTTGAATTTATTCATGAAAGAATCATATATTTCCTCATGAACGTAAAGTCTTTCTGCAGCTATGCAGGATTGCCCGGCATTAAGAAATTTGGCCCATATTAAGGTTTTCAAAGCGTTTTTTATGTCTGCATCTTTCCATACTATAAACGGAGCTTTGCCGCCAAGTTCCAGAATGAGTTTTGCCATGTTTTTTGAGGCGTTCTGCATAATTCTCTGACCGGTAGCTGTAGAACCGGTCATTGTAACCAATGCAACTTTTTGATGTGATACTATATAATCTCCAATTTCACTGCCTTTTCCAGTTACAAGATTGATGACACCTCTTGGAATGCCAGCCTCTTCAAATTTCTTTACGAGCCATTCTGCAGTAAACGGAGTATCACTGCTCGGCTTCAAGACAACAGTATTTCCAGTGAGCAGTGCAGGTGCCAGTTTCCTGACC
This is a stretch of genomic DNA from Thermoplasmata archaeon. It encodes these proteins:
- the pyk gene encoding pyruvate kinase — protein: MSDTKIVVTVGPACDEEIILKKLFVNGLSAVRINTAHAEKGYITKIKNRVEKLNRELNTFVGVMVDLKGPELRTVDTDEFLIRSGATYELSNKTKKGESIQINFPNILETLDAGDNILMSDGKFRFQVVSKSNNGIIVKALDSGTIRDKSRVNVPGKYLDLGVITNKDEMFLKESIKANVDFFALSFVQKRENVEELQKIVMENHGDQAIISKIETKSGLRNLNDIVKVSDFIMVARGDLGVELPLEEIGLIQKKIINESHKYGVPTIVATQMLESMVNASSPTRAEVSDITNAILDNADAVMLSEETAIGKFPEQAVLYLKKILNFVETKTLNFNEPAEFLGNRVAYSISKASKVIAEEIEADGIVAFTRSGNTARMISAVRPGVPIYSVISDQGLARRINLLRGIKPLLVSDKQNLESSEYIAELERMYGIKRGSRLVVTSGAPYFKFGGTNDVMIITAGEFLGRGYPSGKSVRGLVSTNKKTGDILFLDYEIDKIQEHFKNFKGIIFTKPVNHKIMDEIEKLGITGVYNTKMLKKIKEKDTVFIDGYTGIITK
- a CDS encoding D-glyceraldehyde dehydrogenase; translation: MKMFINGEWVLSETGESIKKINPSTGEVLGTFPAGSKKDVDAAIDAAEESFYKWSDLTSVDRSKILYSVHRLISAEREELKELLVAENGKILREAEDEVNGVLDQIQYYAEFARKLNGYVVEGENSRRKIFQYKVPYGVVVALTPWNFPAAMVVRKLAPALLTGNTVVLKPSSDTPFTAEWLVKKFEEAGIPRGVINLVTGKGSEIGDYIVSHQKVALVTMTGSTATGQRIMQNASKNMAKLILELGGKAPFIVWKDADIKNALKTLIWAKFLNAGQSCIAAERLYVHEEIYDSFMNKFKNIVKKLRIGDPRVSDVGPLINDSALKTTQNFVEKAKEDGLNILTGGKKPDLKGKFKYGFFFEPTIIENVAQNSPLFQEEIFGPVIGSARVSNIQETLKKANDSKYGLASYLFTKDPDFIFTAAEKVRFGELYVNMPGPEASQGYHTGFRMTGQAGEGSRQGIEEYLKLKNVYVDYSGSELKINTIRDDVFN